The genomic DNA AGAAAAGTCTAGAACGTTAAGCCCACCTGATTCGTACTTATTCATCACAACAGTTTTCCTAATATAATGCGTACGGTTTTTCCATATAAAATTAAAGAGCATACGGTCAATATCTTTACCAATTTCCTTATCCAGATGTAAAGAGAGAGCAGCATATGTTAATCGGGATAACCCTTCAGCTTTAGTAATTAACACTCTACCTTTCAAAGACAAGTCCCTCTGCAGCCACTGGTTGAACAAACAAATCGCTCCTGCTGTCTGCCGGTGAGAAGACAAGTTCGAAGGTTAGGACGATGACGTAAACACGTAAAAACAAGGAAGTGCgagagctttttttttaaattatttatttatttattttttattttagtaaATGCTTATTACAATCTCTCGTGAGACAACAACACATAATGTAAAACATACAAGGCATCTTTagtaacaaaagaaaaacaaataagaaacttaaaaagaggcacttatatcacaaagtaaaaacattgTTACAAGACTAAACATTTTTCTGCAGCATGACAAATGGCTTTTGCAGTTGCATTTGAATTTTTTATACGAGTCAAAGTGGATAAGAACATATGAAATTCATTTGTGAAGCAGTTCAAGTTTGGCAtttgttttttccatttgcttttgtgaatgtggtatttacccataataataataataataatgttaattaaCAATGAATTATTCCCCTTTAATTTAGAATTGTAAATAAGAATATCTTCATTTGTAAAACGGTCAAGTTCTCTTATTTTGTTTCTTAACCAACAATGGACTTCTTCCCAAAACCTCTTACTTATATGACAGCTGAAAAATAAGTGTTCTGTTCCTTCAGGGCTTTCCTGACAGAATTCACAAGGGTCAACTTCAAAACCAAATCTCTTCCTTAGTGTCTCTGCTGATGGATAGTAGTTGTTAAGAattttaaattgcatttctttTACTTTGGGCATTATAGGCCATTTTataaattttaattgtttttcttcaattattggatttcctagtatttttattttaatctttctATCATAATCATGATAGATATATTTTTTAAAGAGCTTTCTCTTTTTTGTTTCTTCTGAGCGTTTGTTTACGGATCAGTGTAGCTCTAGGTTAACACTTTCTAACAACAAAATGCTAAGTGTTGTTGTTTTgtcaaaaaattataaatatccattttattattgtttttacttCCAGAAGGATAATTTTCGAAGGTCTGGTGTGCAGTGTCATGAAATTTGAGTGACAGACGCAACACATCGAGTATCGAATGAATTCGACAAAACACGCTTTTGAACAAAGATTTATGTAAAatatttgtttagttttctttACCATTGTGCAGTTATTGTCTCCCGTTGAGAATTTGTATTTTTTGCGTAGATAATTTTAAAGAACAGTTATTGTAAAAGTGTATGTATGACCTTCATGCCAGCAACCCTGGCAGGAAAAACTCCAGATGAGAAACACATACCACTGTTTCATTAtgatttttacaaaaaaaaaatgtccaaatattaatTTATGTTgactaaaaatgtttttaaaacttGATCGTTTAGAAGATACAAGTGTCATCAATAAAAACATGTAGCACCTCTATAAAAGCATAAGTTTTGGCTGTTTTGAGTCCCTTGACCATTCTGTTAAGACAATCCCAAGGAAACGTCAACAGTGAGCTTCGTTAAGCAATTTTCTACCCAGGGATTTAGGGATTGCTCTAATCTTGTTTTTAAATAAACCTCTGTTAAAATCAGTTTGACTTTTATGTAGCTACGAGAACAGATACCAACATGCATTTTAGAAAAACACCAGTGCAGTCAAGTTCTCAGAATGAAAGAAAATGCTCTTTATTTACAATTGAGTTAATGTTCAGAGAATTTGTCTGAATGCCAATCTGATTAAAAGTTCTGTATTCTCTGAATTAAAGGTTTCCTTTTGCACAGATCAGATGTCAGCAGTGGTTCTTTGTTTTGGGGAAGTGAAACTTCTGTTTTGCCCTTCTGACCTTTATCTTTTGGGTTCATTTTGGTTCAGTTTGTAGCAAATTCACAGCTAAACAACCTTCTGGCTGAAACATCCTGTTTTAGTTTGTGTGTTGCTGAGGTGTCATTCAAATGTTAAAAACGACAAGTTGTGGGTTTTAGTGTGCAAATAAAGCCAGATATAAGAGAAGCTGTTTTAATACAGCAAAAAGAGCTCTGAATTCAGAATGAATACTCTTGATACCCTTGACATTTTAGAGAGATGAACGCTTGTGAATCTAGTTTACAGGTCAAACAGCGTTCTGGTGTACTGGGCTCATTATCATTGTGACTGGACTGAACAAACACAGATAAGCTTCGGGACACTGGTTAGACAGAGAGATGAAGCCATGATCTTGACAGGTCCCAGTCGGTGTCTTCCTTCTCCGGCCACCGTCCAGGAGCTGTTCTCTGTGGCTCGGGATGCCAACATCCTCCCAGACATCTCCTTGGATCCCATCCTCACGACTTTCCTTTCACTGGATTCCTTTCCTGCGCTGCAGCACCAGTACGAATTCTTACAGCGGAGCATGAGCAAAGAGCAGCAGACTACGTTTAACCTTAACCTCACCCGGGAGGTGGGCTGCTGCAGGGTTTCATATGGAGGAGTGGGGGTCATTGCTCTGGCTCTGTCCATGCTTTTTGATCAGGTTGCCCAGCAAGTAGGCCACTTTTTTTGTGCTAATTACAGTTATATAATCCATAAGTTCCTTTATTGTGTATGTTGCTATACTTGTCTTTAGCTTCCAGAGACAAAACAGGATGCAGAAACAAAACTGAAATGTTTAAAATTCTCTGTCCTATCAGATTCGAGCTCCAGGTACAACACAGAGCCATGTTTCCACTCCCAGATCCAAAACTAAGAGGATGTTTGGTATCGACACATCTTCTAGAATAGGCCTGATTATCCAGAGCTACCTGAGCCTCGTCCCTGGCATTGCCAACGACGAGGAGGAGATGGCTGAGGCCACGGAGCTCTATGACAACTGGTTAAAATTGGAGCTGCTGGACCATTATGAGAGGATGACCACGAAGAAGAGAATGAGCACAGAGTCCATACAACAGTGGCTGGTAGGAGCGGCAATCCATCTGCACATGAGGATCCACcaggtcagaactggaagataaagttaaaaaataaaacaactgaaaATCAGCACTAAGAAAGAGTATTGTTGCCCTTGTTATAGAAATGTCTCACTCTTATTGAGAAAAATTTTCCCATGTCAGTAAATTtgatattaaaaaaatgaaaagatgtgtgtaggttggcaacattcaagtCCCTTTACAAAACTGTacgaccttgagtcacgtaaaaatgggactcaatgtaatacacgtgacagccccatctagaggAAAACTTTTGTTTCCACGCATTCCTGTAGTCCATTCatcattatcgaggtgaaatcctcaataaagCATGATGTTGATTTTAGCTCAGCCCTAAAGGGTAgtaacactttttttttctccctccaaCAGGTTCGTCTGCGTTCTGTGCCTTTAGGGTCAGTTGAGTCGTTGCGTTTGTCTTATAAGACCGGATTAAATCACCTGGTTGAAGGCTACACTGCTTATTTACACAGAAACATATTGGAAAAAGTGCCTTTAAACCCCAAACCTGGACCAGCCATGTTGCTTAAAGACACCACCATCAGTAATGTCACCTCCTCCAGTGGCCCCATTCCTAACTCCAGCATGGTTAACTCAGCTGATAACGTCATTAATTGGACCACACCCAGTCCAGCTGCAGGAAATGCCAGTGGTtgtaaaacaaataaatccaGAGAAAACTTTGGACCCTGTGTGCTGAAAGGAAGTGATAACACAAAAGATGGTGTGAACACAAGGGAGGAGGAAGACAGCATGCTTGGTCTATTGGT from Nothobranchius furzeri strain GRZ-AD chromosome 10, NfurGRZ-RIMD1, whole genome shotgun sequence includes the following:
- the LOC107386627 gene encoding uncharacterized protein: MILTGPSRCLPSPATVQELFSVARDANILPDISLDPILTTFLSLDSFPALQHQYEFLQRSMSKEQQTTFNLNLTREVGCCRVSYGGVGVIALALSMLFDQVAQQIRAPGTTQSHVSTPRSKTKRMFGIDTSSRIGLIIQSYLSLVPGIANDEEEMAEATELYDNWLKLELLDHYERMTTKKRMSTESIQQWLVGAAIHLHMRIHQVRLRSVPLGSVESLRLSYKTGLNHLVEGYTAYLHRNILEKVPLNPKPGPAMLLKDTTISNVTSSSGPIPNSSMVNSADNVINWTTPSPAAGNASGCKTNKSRENFGPCVLKGSDNTKDGVNTREEEDSMLGLLVIEPQRKVNHSVQHHPCESPAIQQDLVTRIMRAQDLERNRSFFLYSEKVFRSLLMQKNDFELRTN